A portion of the Fibrobacter sp. UWT2 genome contains these proteins:
- a CDS encoding flavin reductase family protein codes for MRKDLGVKAYLYPQPTLVIATYNEDGSTNAMVAAWGSISDTNQVAIYVAHSHKTMPNILARKAFTVSMATAKNIKAIDYLGVTSGNKVADKFAHSGLTSVKSAHVDAPLIAELPLALECKLVSYDEDSELLLGEIVNVSVDDSALDETGKLSVEKLAPVCYDSAGHGYYVMERRVGNAFSDGKLL; via the coding sequence ATGCGCAAAGATCTCGGTGTTAAAGCTTACTTGTACCCGCAGCCTACATTGGTGATTGCGACGTATAACGAAGACGGTTCTACGAATGCCATGGTGGCCGCTTGGGGCTCCATTAGCGACACGAACCAAGTTGCCATTTATGTGGCGCACAGCCATAAGACCATGCCGAATATTCTTGCGCGCAAGGCTTTTACCGTCAGCATGGCCACAGCCAAGAACATCAAGGCGATTGATTACTTGGGCGTCACCTCGGGCAACAAGGTCGCCGACAAGTTTGCTCATTCCGGCTTGACCTCTGTCAAGAGCGCTCATGTGGATGCCCCGCTGATTGCTGAACTCCCGCTCGCATTGGAATGCAAGCTTGTCAGCTATGACGAAGATTCGGAACTTTTGCTCGGCGAAATCGTGAATGTGTCTGTCGATGATTCTGCGTTGGATGAAACCGGCAAGCTCTCGGTTGAAAAGCTCGCGCCGGTGTGCTACGATTCTGCAGGCCATGGCTACTACGTGATGGAACGCCGTGTAGGCAACGCCTTTAGCGACGGAAAGTTGCTTTAA